One Vicia villosa cultivar HV-30 ecotype Madison, WI linkage group LG5, Vvil1.0, whole genome shotgun sequence genomic window, CATAGAAATAATGGAAATCAAAGGAATACTCAACCATGGTAAAAAAAACTGACGGTTAAACAATAAAATCAGCTGTTACATGACCACATATTTGTTAGGTTTTAACAATGTCTACACCTAGAGGAACAACCATACCATACATATATAACTTATGTGAAATGCTAAGCTTACACAAAATTTTACACTACACCGTATAAAGTGCCTTGTTtcacaattttttaatattttatttcatgTTGAAATATGTGCTTATACAAGATTTGAAAATCACACTCACAAAATAGAATACGGTGTAAGATTAGGGTGTCAATTTGAGTGTCATTGTAGCAACCCTCATAACTTATACAGGTTGTTAGAATGTGTTACAATATAAGAAATTTATTATAATAGAGGCAAAAGATAATGAAGGCAGTCATATGTCACCTGAGTAGGGAAGTATCTGATGACATTAGCAGTATTTCCTCTCCACAGAGCAATCACACCCTCATCCTTCATGGTTCGAGCAAAACAATCACCAATTCCCTTATATGGCTCAGACAACCTGCCACTCTTGAGCATTTCATCCTGATTTTGGATGAGCAATTTAACACGTTCAATAGGAGCAGCAGCTGTCTTTGACACAGCAGCAGACACTCCTCCCATCAGAAAATCAACCAAAAACGCAGACGGCCCTTTCTCCGCTGGAGAAGGCACAGTAAACGAAGATAGAGGTGACGCAATCGCCAAACCAGAAGCATGCACTCCTCCATCAGTAAAAGCACCAGATGTAGAGTAATTCCTGTAACCAGAGTTGGAGCTTAGCCTGGACACCAAATAAGAATGCCCACCTAACTTCTGAGCAACTGATGGATATTGCGGTCCATCAGCCATGATTGCAGCCTTGAAGATGaccttcaaaaatcaaaatcaaaccatAACATCCTTGCAAAATGCATTAATAAAATCCTTGCAATTTGTACCAATTTGAAATAAACATGAACAAAACATGATCAAAACATGCATAAATCACACATCACTGCTTAACAAAGGTAGTTAACAAAAACCCTAAGTTCAATCATAGCAAAATTCAAGTATCTAACTAAGCATGAATCAACTACTACTAGTTCAATACAGTATAATCCAGAATAGTTTCTAATTTAGCACTTAATACTAAGTTTAACCACTGCTACAAAATCAAGTAAATAGCACACAAATAACAtgatcatggagaaaaatcatATACAACTAAAAAATTGAAACTAAACACCCATAAAGAATGAGCATGaataagaaaagaaagagaagagtgATGAGTGGAGAATGGTGATACCAAAAGAGAGAGCTTCGTTCAGATCGCGAGCTATGGAGAAAAGAAGGAGACTGAAATTGAATATAAATGAGAGCACCGAAATGAAGAGACTAGGGTTTTATTCTAATGACGTATTTGCCCTCTTGTTATTCTTGTCTTTTactaaatttttcatttttttcagttGAATAAGTGAGTGAGGGGTGTCTGCGCAGGACAAAAAGAAAGATAGGAGTAgaagattttcaatttttttttaataagtaaagcagacataattgtattttttaactCCCTTAATTTCACAATTGAACATTTTTTGTCCTTCTATTTTTTAAAGCAATTTTAACCCTTTGGATACTATCTTTTCTTTCCAATTTTGAAATTTGAACACCgttttttttcttccaattttaATAATGTGACGATTTTAATTGGCATCATAGGAATTGGTAGGCATATCACCAAACTTATACAAAAATTCCTAGTGTTCTGCGATAATATATGTAGTGTAAACATTTTTTTactcaattaaataataaaaaaacacagAATAAGTAGTTATTGATTaacttattaaaatatttaaacatataaaaATTCAGAACTATATATAGATTATTTACACAACATAGAAGAATTCAGAACTAAAGATAATTTTCACTACATAAATAATGACATTTACAGAGTCATACTATGCTTACAAATTATAACTCATTGCATTTACAAATTTACATCACAGAAAAAGTTTCGTTACACAAACTACAGAATACAAGAGACTCAAAATCAGCACCTATAGAGGCTAATGCAGGGCAATTGAAtgtaaaaaaattatgttatgcACTCAGCAGCCGCAAAGACGGTTAAAGCAGAAGTGGATGAATAATGATCTTAAAACACTAAGCAGAACATAGAGAAACCCTTTGCTTCGCTAGTAACTCCTTGAGTTTTCTTATACGTTGAGGATCCGACTTCATATAGTCCTCGAAGGACTTCTTCAGTTCCTGCAGCAACCTCTTATCATCATGGCAGGGGTAGTTATTTAGCATCTTCGAGAAGAAATTCTTCCAGAGCTCGATGTTCCAGTAACTGTTTGATTCAACGGCCGAAATATCAGAATAAAAATTGAAGTTGATACAAAAAGAAGGGTATGGTACATGTAACTATAAAATGAGAAATATACCGTTTAAAGGGTAGTCTGGGATGATACGCAGAGCCCCCATCAGGTGATTCTTTTTTAACAATTTGCATATAGGAATTATGCAGCATCACATGGACAACACCACAAAGGCCATAGGCATCTACCTGTTGGCAAGTGATACAGAAGAGCAAATTTAAAAACAGTCGATCACGGCATTGCATTCGTAGTGTAATTTAAGTAGACTCACCTGAAATTTCCATGGCTTATTCTCCTGCATCTCAATGCATCGAAAACCAGAAGTTCTACAATCTGCCTTAAATATTGTGTGATCTGGAAAGAGACGAAGATCAATCCCTCTTCCCCAGTCAACAAGGCAAAGACCCTGCAAGATAAGAAACAGAGTATACATCAtagtaataaaaaaacataaatatttgatTGTATCTTCAGGAGAAAAACTGACCTGGTCTTGCCAAGAACCGGTTCGGTCTAAGAACCCATCTTCTGTGAGGTTACCACTgcaaaagaatatgaaaaaaatgagtATCATCCACAGACGACAATCATCTAAGCTTCTTGACGCAGTGCTTCTTTATTAGAACTTGCATTGGATATCAATTATATCATTCAAATGCCTGTCTGCCTATATCTACTATACTTTAAATTTCATTAGAGTAAAAGATCAACAGTTTTGATTTAAAAGTAACTATTGACAAACTTtcaccaaagtttattttatttaaaatagtctTTATTCAAAATGATAAACTACATTTAGTCTATTTTTATTATACTAATATTTTCCTAGAACATTCTCCTAGAAAACTCCTTTTCTATATTATGTTGTAATCTCCCTATTTATACCAGCTATTGTTTCCAATAACTTTATAAGATATAGAGGATGTTTATAAACCCCACAtccttaaacaaaaacaaaagaaagtaataataacaacaaaataatgGGTTGAAAACATTATTACTTCTTAATATAGAAGTCATACCTCATAAATTAAGATGGGAAATATTTCAATAATTGCAGTTTTACAAAGATACAAACAATGTGAAATACAGATTATTGATGTAAAATATAGGGGAAAGTTAAGTGTTAGTAGAATTGTAATTGTACAAAAATGAGTTTTGTAAAAGTAAGAGACACAAGCATGAACTATAACAGAAGCTGAAATTTACCTAGCATAGCGAACGAGCAGATTATCAGGCTTGAAATCACCATGAATCAAGCCAACATCATGTAAATTTTCAATCATGTGCAACATTTCTGTTGTGTAATAAATGCACAATACTTCTTCCATGGATTTTCCTACTACCACATATGAGTTGATCACGTCCTGCACAGAATTTTCAGTTGAATTTCAGCAACACGGGATGTTGAATAAGATAATGGGGGAAATCAAAGGAAATTACTGACCTGTAGGGTCCCGTGAGCTAAATAATTACAGACGAGTATGCTATAGTCAGAGAAAAGATGAACTCTATGAGCAAAACCATAGCTTGACCTCTGATATAGTAAGATGTCAGAGAACTCAGAATAAGTAGATGTTCATAGAAAAAGCAGGTTGATGGTAAAATCGATATTGGCATACTTCTCTGCCAGAGATACGCTGATCTAGCTGACGGTACATGTAAAATTCCCAAGCAAAAGCTGGCTTTTGTACCTGTCAAGTTTAAAAATACAATCTGATGAGAGAATATGTTATAGGGGGGAAATGATTTGCAAGACCATCATCACCTTTAGTGCCACCACATCATCAGAATCGTTGTTGACATTTGCCTTGTATACTTGAGCAAAACCACCCTGTCCGGCACAGCCCTTGATGTGGTACTTCATTCCACCTTTGGATATCATGACAAGGACAAACATGAACAGTTGTTGGTAAAATAAACTGAAAGTTTCATTCAACGAAACAGCTAAAGGAAATAAACAATAAACCTTACTCTTCTAGAAACTGTTCTGAAACATGATTAACATTAGAAGACGGACTAAAATACCCTTGGGTGTAATTAATTCAAATTCAACAAGGATTGCCCATTTCATAGTAGGATAATTTTTTTAGCATTTCACAATCAAGATAACAAGAGCTTACAGTTACATGGGCTGATAAGACAACTATAGAATTGTAACTTGGATTATGAGACATTAAGAAACAAGTTATTCTTCTACCCATAAAATTTTGCAAAGTACAAACTCAATTAAACCCACTGTGTTGTCAAATAGAAGCCATGGTAGAATGCATTCACGGATTTTTCGCCAACCGCTTTGGCATATTTGTAAAGAATGGCGACCCCATGGCCGAAATGGTGGCTTAAAATGGAAGACTTTTTGCCTTCTGCCATTTGCAATCAATAAAGCTACATACTCACGAAGTAGTACTCAAAATTGATGATCTAAATTCACACCATTACAAGTTAAAAGTTTTTTGAGTGCTGTGAGAAGAGTTAATACATACTAGTACATTTTGGCATCTAAATATGAACTAGACATGCAAAACAAATGACTATGGACAACCGTTCCActtcataaattttttttctttttgttaggAAGAAGCACCCGATCTTATATCAAAATGCTATAatgcaaaaaatataaacaagcaaattcatataaaattaacTCTTGGAGAGTTGAACATATGTATACAGTATTACACTTAAAAGAGAAATATGATCAATACTTGAGATTATGTTCGGACAACTACCTAGCTCTATAACTTTATTCCTCGATGCATTCTTCAAAGTGGATAAGATCACTTTTCCTGTATAAGATTTAGTGCTCGATCGGTACCCCTGAATTGTATTTAAAGACGTGTAAGGGAACATAATTTTTTGtcaaatgtattaaaattaagCATGTAGATAACAGAGGATCAAAATGTCTTACATCAAATTTCTTCATTAAAGGATTTATCTTCTTCAAAAGGTCATTCATAGTAGAGGTTTCCCATGGATTAATACCATTGTTTTCCAACGTAGCAGATTCTATATAATCAACCTGAAATTAGAAGTTACATAAGAATTCTTATattgatatttaaaaatgaaCCAAGATAATGTTGAGGAAACAAGTGGCAGAGATCGGGGAAAATAGCTGAGTATAAAATTTGGCTCAATTTTCAACTGTATGAGATTGTTCACTTTTCCAAGATGATTTCGTACCTTCTGGCTTGAAGCAGCATTACATATTTCAGAAATTCTACTGAGAAATAAGGTATGTGCCTTCTCCAACCACTTAATTGGCTCTGCATTTCTGTCAAACATAATTACAATCCTACTCAGAAAAATCTCACACCAACAaaccagaataaaacatacaTGAAACACAACATCCAAAAAtggaacataaaatatattttgacatctTCAGGCCACGTCTACATAAACCCTCTGTCAAATATATTTACCATCTCAATATAAGtgtatttgtaatttttaaattgGTGCCTAAATGAAGTATATTTGTAATATAAGTTTATTGCTCTCCAATCCTGTAATTTATCAAGTTCGCTCTATCTTGACATGAAGCTTTGTTTCTAGAAGTGGGGGACTGTTTTTATTTTCAAAGAATTAAGATTGGCGGATGATCAGTTCATCTAGCTTCATAAATTGCTTAAGGATATTGAGCCTTTTGTATCATAGAGGTTGTAATGATGTAGATGTATTTGGGAAATTTTTAATCTTGGCCAATTTAAATTTGATTAACCGACTGTACATTGGTTCAAAATAAGTGTGCAAGTTGCAGATATTATACCAAACCCTCAATCAGATGTACCAAGAGTCAAGAATGAATTCTAAAACTAAAACCACTACTTTCAGAAACTTAAAAGTCCTTTTCCCAACAAATCTTTATGCTACAATTTTCAAAACATCAAAAGAAGCAAGTTATAAAATCCAATGCAAAACACTAACTTGGAAATCCCGAGCTTATAGATTGTTTCGGCATCACACAATCTACCCTTTGCTTCAAAAAAACATGCAGAATACACATAAAGTGAAGCATCATTGGCACATATATTACTGTCGAGCATTCCTTTGAAAACACTATCAAAATCAACACTAGCATCCATCTGCATAAAAGAAACCAATAAACCCAAATTGAGAGCCTTTCAATATCAAGGTGCCTCAAAGCATCATGtcctcatcaatcatcatcacatcCAAGGTGGCTAACCGAACAAACAGTATAATCAATTTGTTGTTTAAATGCATAGCTAGTTCGTTGTTACTCATCTATATATGTGTCAATGGAACATAAATTAAAAGAGTTAGGGTTGAGGTAGTTACATATAGAAACCAGATTTTGAGAAATCTGGAATCGTTTTGGTAGCGGTGATTGTCCTTGAATTTATCAATGCAATCTTTGAGTAACTTGCAGAGATTCTGAGTGGAACATTTGGAATCTTCTAGGGCTATTTTGATTGACCTGAATtcaaaaaatgcagaaaaatcgTAAGACAGTGAAAGTTTGTGCCTGCGTGTAAGTGAAATAGAGATAGAGAAGAGTGTAACCAGAGAAAGGGCAGGATGGGGTCGTCGACGGCGGTTCTGAAGGCGGTGG contains:
- the LOC131607213 gene encoding mitotic checkpoint serine/threonine-protein kinase BUB1-like — its product is MATLWNSTAFRTAVDDPILPFLWSIKIALEDSKCSTQNLCKLLKDCIDKFKDNHRYQNDSRFLKIWFLYMDASVDFDSVFKGMLDSNICANDASLYVYSACFFEAKGRLCDAETIYKLGISKNAEPIKWLEKAHTLFLSRISEICNAASSQKVDYIESATLENNGINPWETSTMNDLLKKINPLMKKFDGYRSSTKSYTGKVILSTLKNASRNKVIELGGMKYHIKGCAGQGGFAQVYKANVNNDSDDVVALKVQKPAFAWEFYMYRQLDQRISGRERSSYGFAHRVHLFSDYSILVCNYLAHGTLQDVINSYVVVGKSMEEVLCIYYTTEMLHMIENLHDVGLIHGDFKPDNLLVRYASGNLTEDGFLDRTGSWQDQGLCLVDWGRGIDLRLFPDHTIFKADCRTSGFRCIEMQENKPWKFQVDAYGLCGVVHVMLHNSYMQIVKKESPDGGSAYHPRLPFKRYWNIELWKNFFSKMLNNYPCHDDKRLLQELKKSFEDYMKSDPQRIRKLKELLAKQRVSLCSA